The Natronoarchaeum mannanilyticum nucleotide sequence CTGAGCGACGAGGGCCGGACCGTCGTGTTCAGCGCACACAACCTGTTCCACGTCGAGAGCCTCTGCGATCGCATCCTCGTGATGAACCGCGGCGAGGTCATCGCGCGGGGCAGCCTCGAAGAGATCCGCGAGCGCCACGGACGCACCGAGTACCGCGTCTACACCGACGTTCCCGTCGAGGGCGCCACGAAGGAGAACGGCCGGTTCCGCCGGGTCGTCGAGTCGATGGACGCCGTCGAGCGCACCCGGGAGAGCGCGCAAGCGGAGGGCGGGTCGGTCGTCGACATCCAGACCCACGAGCCGAGCCTCGAAGAGATCTTCCTGGAGATCGCCGGCGAGTCGCCGCGGGAGGCCGAGGCGTGACGCCCGGGCCGAGCCGGCGGAGCGTCCGCCAACGCGTCCGCGGCGTCGGCGCTCGGTTTCGGCGTCTCGCCGCCGCGGCGCGGGAGTTCGCCGCCAAGACGCTCCGGATCGCCCGCTGGGAGGTGACGCGCTCGGCGGGCACGCTCGACCGGCGAACCGTTCTGCTCGGACTCGCGGGCGTGTTGCTCGTCGGCCTGATCGCGCCCGCCGCAATGGGCGGCAGCGCCGCTCTCGACGAGGGGATCTACCGCGTCGGGGTCGACGATGAGAACCCCTACTACCCCGTCGTCGAGCACAGTTCGGCGTTCCGGCCGGTGGAACCGGACCAAGACGCGTTCAACCACAGCGACATGGAGCTGCTGATCGACGGTGGTACGATCCACTACAACAGTTCGATCGGCAAGAGCGAGGCGGCGCTCTCGGAGTTCGCCGGCGCCGTCGAGGCGTACAACTACGAGATGATGCGCCAGGAACGCAACCAGACCGCCGCGTTCCCCGTCGTCGTCGATTTGCGATACGAGGAGCGACCGCCGATCGACAGCACCGTCAGCGCGCCGGACGGGCAGGACGGGACGACCGGCGGCGGCGCCGGGGACGGGTCGAACGATTCCGGAACCGACGACGGCAGCACGGACGGCGGTTCGGGCGACGGGTCCGGTGATGGAACGAACGGCTCCGGGACCGATGATGGAACGAACGGCTCCGGGACCGATGACGGGAACGGGAGCACCGACGGGTCCGGTGATGGAACGAACGGCTCCGGGACCGATGATGGGAACGGGAGCACCGACGGGGCCAGTGATGGAACGAACGGCTCCGACGATGGCGGCGGTACCGACGGCACAGAGTCGGGCGGCGGCCTGCTGGGCGGCGCACTCGGCGGCGACAGCACCGGGAACTCGCCGGCCGAGATCTCCCCGCCGTTCCCCATGCAGTCGCTCGTGCTCGCCTTTCTGTTCATCGTCCCGATGAACTTCGTCATCCAGCTGTACGGCGGCTCGATCATGAACGAGCGGATCAACCGGCGGGGCGAGCTCATGCTGGTCGCGCCCGTCGGTCGCGGCGCCATCGTGGCGGGCAAGACGCTGCCGTACCTCGCGGCGCTGGCGATCGTCTCGACGGCGATCGCGCTCGCGATCGGCGGCGGCGGACTCGCGGTCGCCGCGGTGGTCCCGCTGGCGGTGTTGTTCCTGTCGGCGGCGTTCGTCGGCGCGATGTTCTCCCGGTCGTTCAAGGAGCTGACCTTCGTCACGGTGACGATCAGCGTCGGGCTGAGCTCCTACGCGTTCGTGCCGGCGATCTTCACGAACGTGACGCCGATCGCGATGATCTCGCCGCTGACGCTGGTCGTCTGGGACCTCCAGGGCGAGGCCGTCACGGCCGCGGAGTACGCGTTCTCGGCCGGCCCGCCGCTGTTGATCGGCGCGTTGCTGTTCGGGCTCGGCGCCGGCGTCTACCGCGAGGAGGACATGTTCAGCCAGCGCGCGGTCCACCTCAAGGCGCTGGACGCGCTGGCGAACTACGCCCGATCTCCGCGGAGCGTCTTCGGCGTCACGGCGCTGTCGATCCCCTTCGTCCTGCTCGCCGAGCTGTTGGCGATCGCGATCCTGTTCGCGCTCCCGCTGGAGCTGTCAGCGCCCGTACTGCTGCTCTCGATCTCGATTATCGAGGAACTCGCCAAGAGTCTCCACGTGTACGCCGGGTTCGCGCACAACCGCTGGACGCCGACGTTGCGCTCGGCCGCGATCGTCGGGTCGGCCAGCGGCGCCGGCTTCTTCGTCGCCGAGAAAGCGATGCACGTCGTCAGCGTCGCCGGCATCACGACGCTCGATCTGGGGCGCATCGCGTTCCCCGAGAGCGCCGCCGGCGTGGACGCGCCGGTCGCCGTGGCGATGTTCTTCCTGCCGCTCGCGCTGCACGCCGTGACGGCGATCGTCTCGGCCGTCGGCGCGCGCCGCGGTCGCTGGCAGTATTCGGCGGCGCTCGGACTGGCGATCGCGATTCACACGCTGTACAACCTGGGGGTGACCCGCTATGTCGCGTGACGGCTCGCCGTGGGGATCGCGACTCACGATCGCGAAGCGAGAGCTCGCGACGCTCAAAAGCGAGAAGACGATCGTGCTCGCGCTGGTGATCCAGCTGTTCGTCGCGGCGTTCTCGTCGTTCCTCGTCGTCGGGCTCGTCTCCTTGTACGACCCCGGCGGCGCCGAGGGGCAGACCGTGACGGTCGGCGTCTCGGGCGAGCAGCGCCACGATCTCGCCGCGATCGCCAACCAGCAGGAGGGCGTTCGACCCGTAGTGTACGATACCGGCGAGAGCGCGCGCCAGGCGTACCGCGACCACGCGGTCGACGCCGCGATGATCGCCAACCAGCGGTCCGACGGGCGGATCCAGGTCGAGACGATCGCGCCCGATTCGGGCGTCGAGTCGACGCTCGTCGTCGTCTCGCTCCAGGAGACGCTCATGGAGTACGAGCGCTACGAGCGGGACCAGCGGAGCGCCCACCTCGACGCCCGACCGCTCGGCGTCCCCGAGGTGCCCTCGGAGAATCCCTACTACGGGTTCACCTACACGGTGCTCGTTCCGCTGCTCGTCCTCCTGCCGGTGTTCATCAGCGGCAGCCTCGCCGTCGACGCCGTCACCGAGGAGCTGGAGCGGGGAACGCTGGAACTGCTCGCGGTCGCGCCGGTGGAACTCCGCGAGATCGTCGACGGGAAGCTGCTGGCGGCGGCTGGACTGGCGCCCGTGCAGGCCGCGCTGTGGCTGGTGCTGCTGTCCGCGAACGGGACGCCCGTGGCGAACGCGCCCGCGCTGCTCGCGGTCGCCGGCGCGCTCTCGCTGGCGGTCGTCTCGATGGGGATCGCGCTCGCGCTGGTCACCGCCGACCGGCGCCAGGCGCAGTTCCTCTACTCGTTCGGTATCCTCACGATCGCCGGGGTGACGACGCTGCTGCCCGAGCATCCGCTGAACACGATCGCGAAGCTGGCGATCGGCAGCCCCGCAGAGACGACCTGGATCGCCGTCGCTGGCTACCTCTGCATCGGGCTGGCGGCGCTCGTCGGCGTCCAGTTCGCTGTCGGGCGCGTCGACGTCGACCGGCTGCTCGGCTCGGCGTGAGGGTGCGACCACTCGCCGCGGCGTGAGGACGCCGCTGCTGGGATAGCCGCGACGCGGCGTCGTGACGCCGCCCCTCGTTCACTCCTCACTCACTGCGAACGTCCTCGGCGACGCGCTGGACGGTCTCGTACTCCTCGTCGCTGTAGGCGATGAACCGCACGTCTGCCAGCGACTCGGGATCGTAGGCGTCGATCTCCTCGCAGATGATGCGGGCACCCTCGGCGAGCTCGAAGCCGGCGACGCCGCAGCCAAGCGCCGGAAGCACCAGCGACGCACAGTCGAGTTGGTCGGCGCGCTCCAGCGAGTTGCGCGTCGCCGATCGGATGCTCTCGGCGGTCGCCTCGCCGCTGCCGTAGTGTGGCATCGCGGCGGCGTGGATGACGTGCTCGGCATCCAGATCGTAGGCGTCGGTCACCGCTACCGCGCCCAGATCGACCGGTCCTTTCGAGACCGCTTCCTCGTTGATCTCCCTGCCGGCGCCGCGCCGCAGCGCGCCGGCGACGCCGCTGCCCATTTGCAGACTCGTCCCCGCCGCGTTGACCAGCGCGTCGGCCGACTGGGCGGCGATGTCGCCCCGTACTACCTCGAGCTCCATGTGCGGGCGTTGTACGGCCCGGCCCACAAACGTGACGCCGACCGGTATTTGTCGTTTGTTGACGGACGACACACATCGCGTCACAACTAAGTACGACAGGGAGAATCTTCGATCAACGATGTCCAAGGAGACCCCGCAGCACGACGACGGGCAGTTCGAGCAGTACGGCGGCAGGCACGTCCCAGAACCGATGGAAGATGCGCTGGAGCAGTTGGCGGCGGGGTACGAGCAGATCGCGCAGTCGCCGGAGTTCGAGGCCGAGTTCCGCGACGTACTGGAACACTACGCCGGCCGTCCCACGCCGGTGTACCACGCCGAGCGGCTCTCGGAGGAGTTCGGCGCGGAGATCTATCTCAAACGCGAGGACCTGCTCCACGGCGGCGCCCACAAGATCAACAACGCCGTCGGCCAGGCGCTGCTCGCCAAGAAGGCGGGCAAGGAGCGGCTGATCGCCGAGACCGGCGCCGGGCAGCACGGCACCGCGACGGCGATGGTCGGCGCGATGTTCGACCTGGATACGGAGATCTACATGGGCGAGAAGGACGTCGAACGCCAGGAGATGAACGTGTTCAGGATGCGCCTGATGGGCGCCGAGGTCAACGAGGTGACCCGCGGCGGCGCCGGGCTGGCCGACGCCGTCGACGCCGCGCTGGAGGACATGATCGAGAACATCGACGACACGCACTACCTCGTGGGATCGGTCGTGGGGCCCGACCCGTTCCCGCGGATGGTCCGGGACTTCCAGTCGGTGCTGGGCCGCGAGGCCCGCGACCAGATCATCGAGCAGGCGGGCCAGCTCCCCGACGCCGCGGTCGCCTGCGTCGGCGGGGGGTCGAACGCGATGGGACTGTTCGACGCGTTCCGCGACGACGAGGAGGTCGCGCTCTACGGCGCCGAGGGCGGCGGCGAGGGGTCGGACTCGAAGCGCCACGCCGCGCCGCTCGATGCCGGCACCGACGACGTGCTCCACGGCATGAAGACCCGCGTCATCGACGACGACGTCGAGGTCCACTCCGTGTCGGCGGGGCTGGACTACCCCGGCGTCGGCCCCGAGCACGCGATGTTCCGGTCGACCGGGCGCGCCGAGTACCGCGGCGTCGACGACGACGCCGCCCTCGAAGCGTTCCGGACGCTCAGCCGCACCGAGGGGATCATTCCCGCGCTGGAGACCAGCCACGCGATCGCGCTCGCCGAGGAGTTGGCCGACGAGCACGACGTGATCCTCGTCAACCTGAGCGGGCGCGGCGACAAGGACATGCAGACCGCCGCGGAGGAGTTCGACCTCGGCGCGTGATCGCGACTTCCGGCCCCGCCCGTCGGTCCCAGCGTGGCCCGCCGACCGCCAGACCTCCATGAAAAAACAAAAATATCTCCGGCCGAAAGCGATATTAGACCGCTTCCAGGGGAGCCACCAATGACAGGGGATTCGTCGTCGGACCCGCTGACCGAGTACGTTGCGCTGCTGCGGGAGTTCGGGCTCCCGCCCGAGGACGTCCGGGAGCTGCACGCCGACGGGAACGCGCCGTCCGACGCGTCGCTGCGGGAGTTCGTCGCGCGCCGCGTCGACGGGAGTTCCCGCGAGGCGCTGTTTTCCGGCCTCGTCGAGACGCTGACCCAGTCCCGGCGCGGCATCAGCGCCACCGCGAGCTACTGGAACTACGCGCCCGAAGTCCACCTCGACGAGGTGTTCGAGCCGTACGGCTGCTCGGTGACGTTCCGCGACGCGGCCCACGGCGGCGACGGCGCCAGCGTCGAGATCGAACTCGAGGACGCAGGCGGGTCGAGCCACACGATGCGCTTCGAGTACCCCGACACGCCGCTGGGCGACGACAACCTGCCGGCGCTGCTCGACGCCGTCGAGCGCGAACTGCTCGCGAGCACGGACCTGACGTTCGCGCTGCTGTCGGCCATCGACCGTCGCTGGCGCGTCGTGTTGCTCGAATCCGACCGGCTGGCCGAGCTCCGGCGTCGCCACGGCGAGCGGATCGAGTTCGCCGGACGCCCGCTGCTGCGGGAGGATCAGCCGCCGGCGTACGCCAGCGGCGAGTCCGCGGCCGCGTACCCCCAACCCCCCGAAACCCCCGGCGAAACGGCCGGAACGGCGCGGACGACGATCGCGGACGACGACGCGCGGGAACCGACCGTCGTGCCGGCCGACCTGGTGGGTAACGGCGACGCGGGCAGCGACGACGTTGCCGAAACGGCCGCTGACCCCGGCGCCGTCCTCGACGCCTCGCCGGCCGAGATCGCGGCCGACGAGGCCGCCGAGACGTCCGGCCGGTCCGGTACCGGCGTCGAAGCGAGCGACGAGGAACTCAGGCAGGTCTTCGGCGATCTCTCCGACGTTTCGCTGGAACCGACCGCGACCGACGAAACCGGCCGGGACCTTCGACCGAACGATCCACCCGTCCTCGAACTCGGGACCGGCGCCGACGACGCGGTGTCCGAATCGGGGTCCCGGGGCGGTCCGTCCGATCAGCGGACCGACGGCGAGGGGGAGGAGCCCGACGCCATCGACGGGCTGTTCGAGGAACTGGAACGCAAAGCGATCACGGGAGACGGCGGCGCGTCGGGCGGCGGAACAGCCGTCGTCGCCGGGGCCGCGAGCCCCGGAGGGCCGACCGCTGACATCGCCGACCCGGGGGTCCGCGGCGAGGACGACGACGAGCCGACGCTGGGAGAACTACTCGCGGAGGCCGACGCCGACGATGCGGATTCCGCCACAGCTACCGGCGACGGAAACGCGGATACCCTCTCGACTGCCGACGGCGCGGACGCGGATTCACTCGCGCCCGCCGACGAGGGTGACGCCCCTGGCGAGTTCGAGTGGCTGAACGATCAGGAGCTGGCCGAGCGGGAGTGACGGCTCGGCGACGTCGAGCGGGTCAAACGGCGCGAAGACTCGGGTCGCTATTCGTAATTCTGCAGGAACTGAGACCGTAAGCGCCGATCAGAGCTGCAACCAGTCCGTCGACACGTCGCCGTCCCGGAGGTGCCAGCGTTGTTCGGCGCCCGCTTCGGCGTCGCGCACCTCCACGACGGCGTCGAACAGCGGTTCGAGCAGGTTCACGTGATCGCTGTCGCGGTCGACGCGGAGGTGGAAGTGGCCCATCCCGTCGACCTGGCGAATCCGCGACGTGACGACGTGGAGCAGGCGAAACAGACGCTCGGGTTCGTGGTCGACGAACAGCGGGCCGAGCGAGTCGAAACAGAGCCGAAGTTCGCCGGGCTCGAAGCCCTCGGCGCGCGCTTCGAGGGCGTCGACGGCGTCGACGACGTCGGCGCCGAGGGCGCTCAGATCGTCGTCCGCGCCGCTCCCGTCGTCGGCGTCGTACCGGACGATTTCGCGCCCGTCGGCGTCGAGATCGTCGGGCGCATAGCCACAGACGCTCTCGCCCTGCGTGAACGCGACCACGCGGTGACGGCCGGCGCAGTCGTCGCCCAGTAGATGTCGACAGACGCCGCTGTGGCCCTCGCTCGAGCGCTGTCCGACCACGAGCAGGTTGCTTCCGTCCCGCTTGAGCTCGGACAACTGCCGGGAGAACGCGGAGCGCTCCGACGCGCCGACCGGACCGTCTGGCATCCTCTCTTTCTTGGAGATTCCATATAATAAGTATTGTGTCATTCTCCGGTGGATCCATTCGAAAACGGCCGCCGTACCGACCGATCCGTGGCCGTCGGACATGTCGGAGCGCAGTTACACGGGCTCCGCAGCTCGAGGGGCCTTCGCCCGCGCTTGAGCACGCTTAAGAGCCGCGGGTTACTTGGCCCGAACATGCAACCACGCGACCTGTCGGCCCACGACGAGTACGTCGCGGGCCGGGGGATCGAGGAGGTCGCCCGCGAGCTCGGCCGGGAGCCCGACGATCTCGTAAAGCTCGCCTCCAACGAGAACGCGCTGGGCCCCTCGCCGAAGGCGGTCGAGGCGATCCGCGAGCGCGCCGAATCGGTCCACAGCTACCCGAAGGCGTCCCACGCCGACCTCGCGGAGCAACTCGCCGAGCGGTGGGACGTCGCGCCCGAGCAGATCTGGCTGGCGAACGGCGGCGACGGCGCGCTGGACTACCTCTCGCGCGCCGCGCTCGAGCCGGGCGACGCCGTACTCGTCCCCTCTCCGGGGTTCGCGTACTACTCGATGAGCGCGCGGTACCACCACGGCGCCGTCCGCGAGTACGCGCTCTCGAAGGACGACGGCTTCGCCCAGACCGCCGAGACGGTGCTCTCGCAGTACGACGGCGAGCGGATCGTCTACCTGACCAGCCCGCACAACCCGACCGGCTCGGTCGTCGCCCCGGCGGACGTCGAGCGGATCGCCGCAGGGACCGACGAGGAGACGCTGGTCGTCGTCGACGAGGCGTACGGCGAGTTCGCCGACGTCGACAGCGCGGTCGAACTCCTCGGCGAGCGCGACGACGTCGCCGTCCTCAGGACGTTCTCGAAGGCGTACGGCCTCGCCGGGCTGCGCCTGGGCTACGCCGTCACGCCCGCCGAGTGGGCAGATGCCTACGCCCGGGTGAACACGCCGTTCGCCGCCAGCGAGATCGCCTGCCGGGCCGGGCTGGCCGCGCTCGACGACGACGAACACGTCGAGGGGACCGTCGAAACGGTCGAGTGGGCCCGCGAGTATCTCGCCGAGACCGTCGAGGCGCCGACCTACGACAGCCAGGGTAACTTCGTGCTGTTCGAGGTCGGCGACGCGAGCGCGGTCGCGGAGGCGCTCAAGCAGAAAGGCATCATCGTGCGCGACTGCACGAGCTTCGGGCTGGACGAGTGCATCCGCGTGACCTGCGGCACGAAGCCGGAGACGCGCCGGGCCGCCGAGGCGATCAACGAGGTGCTCGCTGAACGATGAGAGTCGCAGTCACCGGGACGCCCGGGACCGGCAAGACGACGGCGACCGAGCGCCTGGAGACCGACCTCGACGTGGTCCACCTCAACGAGGCGGTCCGCGAACACGACCTGTACGAGGACGTCGACGAGGGACGCGGTAGCGTTATCGTCGACCTGGAGGCCGCAAGCGAGTGGCTGGGCGACCGCGACGACGTGGTGGTCGAGTCGCATCTCGCTCACCACCTCGACGTCGACCGCGTGGTCGTGTTGCGGTGCCACCCCGAGGATCTCGAGGAGCGCCTGCGCGAGCGGGGCGACGAGAGCGAGGCGTCGATCGTCGAGAACGCCGAGAGCGAGGCGCTCGACGTGATCCTCTCGGAGGCCGTCGACGAGCACGGGATCGAATCCGTGTACGAAATCGACGCCACAGATCGGAGTCCGGACGCCGTCGCCGCCGAGATCGACGCGGTCGTCCGCGGCGAGCGCGAACCGAGCGCCGGAACCGTCTCGTTCATCGAGTACCTATGACCCTGGACCAGTTCCGCCACGTGGCCGATCGGATGCTCGACCCGTTCGTCTCGCTGTCGACGAAACTCGGCGTCACGCCCGACGCCATCAGCACGCTCGCGTTCGTCGTCGCGGCCGCGGCGGGCGGCGCGTACTACCTCGCGGGCGACGCCGCGCTCTGGTACTTCGGCGGCGCGGTGCTGGTGGCGCTGAACGGCTGGCTCGACATCCTCGACGGCGCCGTCGCCCGCGAGATGGGCACCGACTCGAAGGCGGGCGACCTGCTCGATCACGTGCTCGATCGGTACGCCGACATCGTGATCGTCGCGGGACTAGCCGCGGGGATCGATCGCTACGGGATCGGCCTCGCGGCGGTGACGGGCGTGCTGATGACGTCGTATCTGGGAACGCAGTCACAGGCGGTCGGCCTCGATCGCGTGTACGGCGGGATGCTCGGGCGCGCCGACCGACTGGCGCTGATCGGGATCGTCACCGCGATCGCGGCGTTCGTCGACGTGACCCTCGCGGGCTTCGGACTGGTCGGCGTGCTCCTGATCGTGTTCGCCGTCGTCGGCCACGTCACGGCGCTCCAGCGCTTCTGGGGCGCCTGGCGCGCGCTCTCGTAGTCGCGGCGATCGACCGTCGCCGTCGCGGACGCCGCTCCGCCGATCCGGACGCCGGCGCACCTTTTATCAGTGCTGCGAGCCAAGGTCCGACTATATGGTGCAGTGTGAAATGTGCGGCGCTGAGGTGTCGTCGCCGAAGACGGTCAAAGTCGAGGGGGCCGAGCTCGACGTCTGCGACGACTGCGCTGGCTTCGGGACCGAAGTCAAGACCCAGGAC carries:
- a CDS encoding PrsW family intramembrane metalloprotease, which gives rise to MTPGPSRRSVRQRVRGVGARFRRLAAAAREFAAKTLRIARWEVTRSAGTLDRRTVLLGLAGVLLVGLIAPAAMGGSAALDEGIYRVGVDDENPYYPVVEHSSAFRPVEPDQDAFNHSDMELLIDGGTIHYNSSIGKSEAALSEFAGAVEAYNYEMMRQERNQTAAFPVVVDLRYEERPPIDSTVSAPDGQDGTTGGGAGDGSNDSGTDDGSTDGGSGDGSGDGTNGSGTDDGTNGSGTDDGNGSTDGSGDGTNGSGTDDGNGSTDGASDGTNGSDDGGGTDGTESGGGLLGGALGGDSTGNSPAEISPPFPMQSLVLAFLFIVPMNFVIQLYGGSIMNERINRRGELMLVAPVGRGAIVAGKTLPYLAALAIVSTAIALAIGGGGLAVAAVVPLAVLFLSAAFVGAMFSRSFKELTFVTVTISVGLSSYAFVPAIFTNVTPIAMISPLTLVVWDLQGEAVTAAEYAFSAGPPLLIGALLFGLGAGVYREEDMFSQRAVHLKALDALANYARSPRSVFGVTALSIPFVLLAELLAIAILFALPLELSAPVLLLSISIIEELAKSLHVYAGFAHNRWTPTLRSAAIVGSASGAGFFVAEKAMHVVSVAGITTLDLGRIAFPESAAGVDAPVAVAMFFLPLALHAVTAIVSAVGARRGRWQYSAALGLAIAIHTLYNLGVTRYVA
- a CDS encoding ABC transporter permease — encoded protein: MSRDGSPWGSRLTIAKRELATLKSEKTIVLALVIQLFVAAFSSFLVVGLVSLYDPGGAEGQTVTVGVSGEQRHDLAAIANQQEGVRPVVYDTGESARQAYRDHAVDAAMIANQRSDGRIQVETIAPDSGVESTLVVVSLQETLMEYERYERDQRSAHLDARPLGVPEVPSENPYYGFTYTVLVPLLVLLPVFISGSLAVDAVTEELERGTLELLAVAPVELREIVDGKLLAAAGLAPVQAALWLVLLSANGTPVANAPALLAVAGALSLAVVSMGIALALVTADRRQAQFLYSFGILTIAGVTTLLPEHPLNTIAKLAIGSPAETTWIAVAGYLCIGLAALVGVQFAVGRVDVDRLLGSA
- a CDS encoding macro domain-containing protein, encoding MELEVVRGDIAAQSADALVNAAGTSLQMGSGVAGALRRGAGREINEEAVSKGPVDLGAVAVTDAYDLDAEHVIHAAAMPHYGSGEATAESIRSATRNSLERADQLDCASLVLPALGCGVAGFELAEGARIICEEIDAYDPESLADVRFIAYSDEEYETVQRVAEDVRSE
- the trpB gene encoding tryptophan synthase subunit beta: MSKETPQHDDGQFEQYGGRHVPEPMEDALEQLAAGYEQIAQSPEFEAEFRDVLEHYAGRPTPVYHAERLSEEFGAEIYLKREDLLHGGAHKINNAVGQALLAKKAGKERLIAETGAGQHGTATAMVGAMFDLDTEIYMGEKDVERQEMNVFRMRLMGAEVNEVTRGGAGLADAVDAALEDMIENIDDTHYLVGSVVGPDPFPRMVRDFQSVLGREARDQIIEQAGQLPDAAVACVGGGSNAMGLFDAFRDDEEVALYGAEGGGEGSDSKRHAAPLDAGTDDVLHGMKTRVIDDDVEVHSVSAGLDYPGVGPEHAMFRSTGRAEYRGVDDDAALEAFRTLSRTEGIIPALETSHAIALAEELADEHDVILVNLSGRGDKDMQTAAEEFDLGA
- a CDS encoding DUF7504 family protein; translated protein: MPDGPVGASERSAFSRQLSELKRDGSNLLVVGQRSSEGHSGVCRHLLGDDCAGRHRVVAFTQGESVCGYAPDDLDADGREIVRYDADDGSGADDDLSALGADVVDAVDALEARAEGFEPGELRLCFDSLGPLFVDHEPERLFRLLHVVTSRIRQVDGMGHFHLRVDRDSDHVNLLEPLFDAVVEVRDAEAGAEQRWHLRDGDVSTDWLQL
- the hisC gene encoding histidinol-phosphate transaminase, whose translation is MQPRDLSAHDEYVAGRGIEEVARELGREPDDLVKLASNENALGPSPKAVEAIRERAESVHSYPKASHADLAEQLAERWDVAPEQIWLANGGDGALDYLSRAALEPGDAVLVPSPGFAYYSMSARYHHGAVREYALSKDDGFAQTAETVLSQYDGERIVYLTSPHNPTGSVVAPADVERIAAGTDEETLVVVDEAYGEFADVDSAVELLGERDDVAVLRTFSKAYGLAGLRLGYAVTPAEWADAYARVNTPFAASEIACRAGLAALDDDEHVEGTVETVEWAREYLAETVEAPTYDSQGNFVLFEVGDASAVAEALKQKGIIVRDCTSFGLDECIRVTCGTKPETRRAAEAINEVLAER
- a CDS encoding adenylate kinase family protein, with the protein product MRVAVTGTPGTGKTTATERLETDLDVVHLNEAVREHDLYEDVDEGRGSVIVDLEAASEWLGDRDDVVVESHLAHHLDVDRVVVLRCHPEDLEERLRERGDESEASIVENAESEALDVILSEAVDEHGIESVYEIDATDRSPDAVAAEIDAVVRGEREPSAGTVSFIEYL
- a CDS encoding CDP-alcohol phosphatidyltransferase family protein; the protein is MTLDQFRHVADRMLDPFVSLSTKLGVTPDAISTLAFVVAAAAGGAYYLAGDAALWYFGGAVLVALNGWLDILDGAVAREMGTDSKAGDLLDHVLDRYADIVIVAGLAAGIDRYGIGLAAVTGVLMTSYLGTQSQAVGLDRVYGGMLGRADRLALIGIVTAIAAFVDVTLAGFGLVGVLLIVFAVVGHVTALQRFWGAWRALS